Proteins from one Salmonella bongori NCTC 12419 genomic window:
- the tuf gene encoding elongation factor Tu, with protein sequence MSKEKFERTKPHVNVGTIGHVDHGKTTLTAAITTVLAKTYGGAARAFDQIDNAPEEKARGITINTSHVEYDTPTRHYAHVDCPGHADYVKNMITGAAQMDGAILVVAATDGPMPQTREHILLGRQVGVPYIIVFLNKCDMVDDEELLELVEMEVRELLSQYDFPGDDTPIVRGSALKALEGDAEWEAKIIELAGFLDSYIPEPERAIDKPFLLPIEDVFSISGRGTVVTGRVERGIIKVGEEVEIVGIKETQKSTCTGVEMFRKLLDEGRAGENVGVLLRGIKREEIERGQVLAKPGTIKPHTKFESEVYILSKDEGGRHTPFFKGYRPQFYFRTTDVTGTIELPEGVEMVMPGDNIKMVVTLIHPIAMDDGLRFAIREGGRTVGAGVVAKVLG encoded by the coding sequence ATGTCTAAAGAAAAGTTTGAACGTACAAAACCGCACGTTAACGTCGGTACTATCGGCCACGTTGACCATGGTAAAACAACGCTGACCGCTGCCATCACTACCGTACTGGCTAAAACCTACGGCGGTGCTGCCCGCGCATTCGACCAGATCGATAACGCGCCGGAAGAAAAAGCGCGTGGTATCACCATCAACACTTCTCACGTTGAATATGACACCCCGACTCGCCACTACGCACACGTAGACTGCCCGGGGCACGCCGACTATGTTAAAAACATGATCACCGGTGCTGCGCAGATGGACGGCGCGATCCTGGTTGTTGCTGCGACTGACGGCCCGATGCCGCAGACCCGTGAGCACATCCTGCTGGGTCGTCAGGTAGGCGTTCCGTACATCATCGTGTTCCTGAACAAATGCGACATGGTTGATGACGAAGAGCTGCTGGAACTGGTAGAAATGGAAGTTCGTGAACTTCTGTCTCAGTACGACTTCCCGGGCGACGACACGCCGATCGTTCGTGGTTCTGCTCTGAAAGCGCTGGAAGGCGACGCAGAGTGGGAAGCGAAAATCATCGAACTGGCTGGCTTCCTGGATTCTTACATTCCGGAACCAGAGCGTGCGATTGACAAGCCGTTCCTGCTGCCGATCGAAGATGTATTCTCCATCTCCGGTCGTGGTACCGTTGTTACCGGTCGTGTAGAACGCGGTATCATCAAAGTGGGCGAAGAAGTTGAAATCGTTGGTATCAAAGAGACGCAGAAGTCTACCTGTACTGGCGTTGAAATGTTCCGCAAACTGCTGGACGAAGGCCGTGCTGGTGAGAACGTTGGTGTTCTGCTGCGTGGTATCAAACGTGAAGAAATCGAACGTGGCCAGGTACTGGCTAAGCCGGGCACCATCAAGCCGCACACCAAGTTCGAATCTGAAGTGTACATTCTGTCCAAAGATGAAGGCGGCCGTCACACTCCGTTCTTCAAAGGCTACCGTCCGCAGTTCTACTTCCGTACGACTGACGTGACTGGCACCATCGAACTGCCGGAAGGCGTAGAGATGGTAATGCCGGGCGACAACATCAAAATGGTTGTTACCCTGATCCACCCGATCGCGATGGACGACGGTCTGCGTTTTGCAATCCGTGAAGGCGGCCGTACCGTTGGCGCAGGCGTTGTAGCTAAAGTTCTCGGCTAA
- the rplA gene encoding 50S ribosomal protein L1 — protein sequence MAKLTKRMRVIREKVDSTKQYDINEAISLLKELATAKFVESVDVAVNLGIDARKSDQNVRGATVLPHGTGRSVRVAVFTQGANAEAAKAAGAELVGMEDLAEQIKKGEMNFDVVIASPDAMRVVGQLGQVLGPRGLMPNPKVGTVTPNVAEAVKNAKAGQVRYRNDKNGIIHTTIGKVDFDADKLKENLEALLVALKKAKPSQAKGVYIKKVSISTTMGAGVAVDQAGLSASAN from the coding sequence ATGGCTAAACTGACCAAGCGTATGCGCGTGATCCGTGAGAAAGTTGATTCAACCAAACAGTATGACATCAACGAAGCTATCTCTCTGCTGAAAGAACTGGCTACCGCTAAGTTTGTAGAAAGCGTCGACGTTGCCGTTAACCTCGGCATTGATGCGCGTAAATCCGATCAGAACGTACGTGGTGCGACTGTACTGCCGCACGGTACTGGCCGTTCCGTTCGCGTAGCCGTATTTACCCAGGGTGCAAACGCTGAAGCTGCTAAAGCTGCTGGCGCTGAACTGGTAGGTATGGAAGATCTGGCTGAACAGATCAAAAAAGGCGAAATGAACTTTGACGTTGTTATTGCTTCTCCGGATGCAATGCGCGTTGTTGGCCAACTGGGTCAGGTTCTGGGTCCGCGTGGCCTGATGCCAAACCCGAAAGTGGGTACTGTAACCCCGAACGTTGCTGAAGCCGTTAAAAATGCTAAAGCCGGTCAGGTTCGTTACCGTAACGACAAAAACGGCATCATCCACACCACCATCGGTAAAGTGGACTTTGACGCTGACAAACTGAAAGAAAACCTGGAAGCTCTGCTGGTTGCGCTGAAAAAAGCAAAACCGAGCCAGGCGAAAGGCGTGTACATCAAGAAAGTTAGCATCTCCACCACCATGGGTGCTGGCGTTGCCGTTGATCAGGCTGGTCTGAGCGCTTCTGCGAACTAA
- the murB gene encoding UDP-N-acetylmuramate dehydrogenase: MNFSLKPWNTFGIDQRANEIVCAENQQQLLHAWQSAAALHHPVLILGEGSNVLFLEPFQGTVIVNRIKGIEITESPEAWHLHVGAGENWHHLVQQTLEQGMPGLENLALIPGCVGSSPIQNIGAYGVELKRVCDYVDGVELMTGKPLRLTATECRFGYRDSIFKHEYQDRVAIVAVGLRLPKQWQPVLTYGDLTRFDPATVTPQQIYDAVCHMRTTKLPDPKVNGNAGSFFKNPVVATEVAQALLAQFPNAPHYPQPDGSVKLAAGWLIDQCQLKGTQIGGAAVHRHQALVLINASEAKSEDVIRLAHHVRQKVGKKFNVWLEPEVRFIGRMGEVNAVEVIA; encoded by the coding sequence ATGAATTTCTCCCTAAAACCCTGGAATACCTTCGGTATCGATCAACGTGCTAACGAGATTGTATGCGCCGAAAACCAACAACAACTTTTGCATGCCTGGCAATCGGCCGCTGCATTACATCACCCGGTATTAATTCTGGGTGAAGGGAGCAATGTTCTCTTCCTGGAGCCTTTTCAGGGGACGGTGATCGTTAACCGTATAAAAGGAATTGAAATTACAGAATCGCCTGAAGCATGGCATTTGCATGTTGGTGCCGGTGAGAACTGGCATCATCTGGTACAGCAAACTCTTGAACAAGGAATGCCTGGTCTGGAAAATCTGGCGCTAATTCCAGGCTGCGTGGGCTCTTCCCCTATTCAGAATATCGGCGCGTATGGTGTAGAGCTCAAACGTGTCTGTGACTATGTCGACGGCGTAGAATTGATGACGGGGAAACCTTTGCGCCTTACCGCAACGGAGTGCCGTTTCGGGTACCGTGACAGTATTTTCAAACATGAATATCAGGATCGGGTAGCTATTGTCGCCGTAGGATTACGCTTACCCAAACAATGGCAACCGGTACTGACCTATGGAGATCTTACACGCTTTGATCCCGCTACCGTCACGCCGCAGCAGATCTATGACGCCGTCTGTCATATGCGCACGACAAAACTGCCCGATCCGAAAGTGAACGGCAACGCCGGCAGTTTTTTTAAAAATCCCGTCGTCGCGACGGAGGTTGCACAAGCATTGCTGGCACAATTCCCGAATGCGCCTCACTATCCCCAGCCCGATGGTTCGGTAAAACTGGCTGCAGGCTGGCTGATTGATCAGTGCCAGCTGAAAGGTACTCAGATCGGCGGAGCGGCCGTGCATCGACATCAGGCGCTGGTCTTGATCAATGCCAGTGAGGCGAAAAGTGAGGATGTTATCAGGCTGGCACACCATGTACGACAGAAAGTCGGCAAGAAATTCAACGTCTGGCTGGAGCCGGAAGTCAGGTTTATTGGGCGGATGGGCGAGGTAAATGCCGTGGAGGTCATTGCATGA
- the nusG gene encoding transcription termination/antitermination protein NusG yields MSEAPKKRWYVVQAFSGFEGRVATSLREHIKLHNMEELFGDVMVPTEEVVEIRGGQRRKSERKFFPGYVLVQMVMNDASWHLVRSVPRVMGFIGGTSDRPAPISDKEVDAIMNRLQQVGDKPRPKTLFEPGEMVRVNDGPFADFNGVVEEVDYEKSRLKVSVSIFGRATPVELDFSQVEKA; encoded by the coding sequence ATGTCTGAAGCACCTAAAAAGCGCTGGTACGTCGTTCAGGCGTTTTCCGGTTTTGAGGGCCGCGTAGCCACATCGCTACGTGAGCATATCAAATTACACAATATGGAAGAGTTATTTGGCGATGTCATGGTCCCGACCGAAGAAGTGGTCGAAATCCGTGGCGGCCAGCGTCGCAAAAGCGAGCGTAAATTCTTCCCAGGCTACGTGCTGGTTCAGATGGTCATGAACGACGCAAGCTGGCACCTGGTGCGCAGCGTGCCGCGCGTGATGGGCTTTATCGGCGGTACGTCTGACCGTCCGGCGCCGATCAGCGATAAAGAAGTCGATGCAATCATGAACCGCCTGCAGCAGGTTGGCGATAAACCACGGCCGAAAACGTTGTTCGAACCGGGCGAAATGGTTCGTGTTAACGATGGTCCGTTTGCCGACTTTAATGGCGTTGTCGAAGAAGTCGATTACGAGAAGTCTCGCCTGAAAGTGTCTGTTTCTATCTTTGGTCGTGCGACCCCGGTAGAACTGGATTTCAGTCAGGTTGAGAAAGCGTAA
- the secE gene encoding preprotein translocase subunit SecE has product MSANTEAQGSGRGLEAMKWIVVAVLLIVAIVGNYLYRDMMLPLRALAVVILIAAAGGVALLTTKGKATVAFAREARTEVRKVIWPTRQETLHTTLIVAAVTAVMSLILWGLDGILVRLVSFITGLRF; this is encoded by the coding sequence ATGAGTGCGAATACCGAAGCTCAAGGGAGCGGGCGCGGCCTGGAAGCGATGAAGTGGATAGTTGTTGCCGTATTGCTGATCGTCGCAATCGTCGGCAACTACCTCTATCGCGACATGATGCTGCCGCTGCGTGCGCTGGCCGTAGTAATTCTGATTGCTGCAGCGGGTGGTGTCGCGCTGTTGACGACAAAAGGTAAAGCAACCGTTGCTTTTGCCCGTGAAGCGAGAACCGAAGTCCGTAAGGTCATTTGGCCAACTCGCCAGGAAACGCTACACACCACGTTGATCGTTGCTGCGGTTACCGCAGTTATGTCACTGATCCTGTGGGGACTGGATGGTATTCTGGTTCGCCTGGTATCCTTTATCACTGGCCTGAGGTTCTGA
- the birA gene encoding bifunctional biotin--[acetyl-CoA-carboxylase] ligase/biotin operon repressor BirA → MKDNTVPLTLISLLADGEFHSGEQLGEQLGMSRAAINKHIQTLRDWGVDVFTVPGKGYSLPEPIQLLDAERIHSQLEGGKVVVLPVIDSTNQYLLDRIGSLHSGDACVAEYQQAGRGRRGRKWFSPFGANLYLSMYWRLEQGPAAAIGLSLVIGIVMAEVLRELGADKVRVKWPNDLYLQDRKLAGILVELTGKTGDAAQIVIGAGINMAMRRVEEGVVNQGWINLQEAGIMLDRNTLAAKLIHELRTALELFEQEGLSPYLSRWEKLDNFIHRPVKLIIGDKEIFGISRGIDAQGALLLEQDGVIKPWMGGEISLRSAE, encoded by the coding sequence ATGAAAGATAATACCGTTCCTCTGACGTTGATCTCACTCCTTGCTGACGGAGAGTTTCACTCAGGCGAGCAGTTAGGTGAACAGCTGGGAATGAGCCGTGCGGCAATTAATAAACATATCCAGACACTACGTGACTGGGGCGTAGATGTGTTTACCGTTCCCGGAAAGGGGTATAGCTTACCGGAGCCCATCCAGTTGCTGGATGCCGAACGTATACACAGCCAGTTGGAGGGCGGTAAGGTTGTGGTATTACCTGTTATCGATTCAACGAATCAGTATTTACTTGATCGAATTGGCTCTCTGCACTCCGGCGATGCCTGTGTGGCAGAATACCAGCAGGCAGGGCGTGGTCGTCGTGGGCGTAAATGGTTCTCACCGTTTGGTGCGAACCTGTATCTCTCTATGTACTGGCGTCTGGAGCAGGGACCTGCAGCCGCGATAGGCTTAAGTCTGGTGATTGGGATCGTGATGGCAGAAGTGCTCCGTGAACTGGGCGCTGATAAGGTCCGCGTGAAGTGGCCTAACGATCTCTACCTGCAGGATCGCAAATTGGCCGGGATTCTGGTCGAGTTAACCGGTAAAACGGGTGATGCTGCACAGATAGTGATTGGTGCCGGAATTAACATGGCGATGCGTCGTGTCGAAGAGGGTGTAGTAAACCAGGGATGGATCAACCTACAGGAGGCCGGAATTATGCTCGATCGTAATACGCTGGCCGCGAAGCTGATTCATGAGCTACGAACCGCGCTTGAACTTTTTGAACAGGAAGGGCTTTCTCCATATCTCTCACGCTGGGAAAAGCTGGATAATTTTATTCATCGTCCGGTAAAACTGATTATCGGCGACAAAGAAATATTCGGTATTTCTCGTGGTATTGATGCTCAGGGGGCCTTACTACTTGAACAGGATGGCGTAATTAAACCCTGGATGGGTGGGGAAATATCGTTGCGAAGCGCTGAATAA
- the murI gene encoding glutamate racemase, translated as MATKLQDENIPCLAATPSEPRPTVLVFDSGVGGLSVYDEIRRLLPDLHYIYAFDNVAFPYGEKSEEFIVARVVEIVTAVQQRYPLSLAVIACNTASTVSLPALREKFAFPVVGVVPAIKPAARLTVNGIVGLLATRATVKRPYTHELIARFANECQIAMLGSAELVEQAEAKLHGHPVSLDALRRILRPWLRMPEPPDTVVLGCTHFPLLRDELLQVLPEGTRLVDSGAAIARRTAWLLEHEAPDAKSTDANIAYCMAITPETEQLLPVLARYGFRMLEKLAV; from the coding sequence ATGGCTACCAAACTGCAGGACGAGAATATACCTTGTCTGGCAGCTACACCTTCTGAACCACGTCCCACCGTGCTGGTATTTGATTCCGGCGTCGGTGGATTGTCGGTCTATGATGAGATTCGGCGGCTCCTGCCGGATCTCCACTATATATATGCTTTCGATAACGTGGCATTCCCCTATGGGGAAAAGAGCGAAGAGTTTATCGTTGCGCGTGTTGTTGAGATTGTCACGGCGGTACAGCAGCGCTATCCCCTTTCATTAGCAGTGATTGCCTGTAATACCGCCAGCACGGTTTCTCTTCCGGCATTACGTGAGAAGTTTGCCTTCCCAGTGGTGGGGGTCGTACCTGCGATTAAACCTGCTGCACGGCTCACCGTAAACGGCATTGTAGGGCTACTGGCGACGAGAGCGACGGTCAAACGTCCTTATACTCACGAGCTGATTGCGCGCTTCGCTAATGAATGCCAGATAGCCATGTTGGGCTCGGCTGAGCTGGTGGAACAGGCTGAAGCGAAATTACATGGTCATCCAGTCTCGTTGGATGCTCTGCGCCGTATATTGCGTCCGTGGCTGCGAATGCCGGAGCCGCCTGACACGGTCGTTTTGGGCTGTACGCATTTTCCTCTATTACGGGACGAGCTTTTGCAAGTCCTGCCCGAAGGGACGCGTTTAGTGGATTCCGGCGCGGCGATAGCGCGTCGTACGGCCTGGCTGTTGGAACATGAGGCGCCGGATGCGAAATCAACCGATGCCAATATAGCGTATTGCATGGCAATAACGCCGGAGACTGAACAGTTATTACCCGTTTTAGCGCGTTATGGCTTTAGAATGCTCGAAAAACTGGCGGTTTAA
- the rplJ gene encoding 50S ribosomal protein L10 — protein MALNLQDKQAIVAEVSEVAKGALSAVVADSRGVTVDKMTELRKAGREAGVYMRVVRNTLLRRVVEGTQFECLKDTFVGPTLIAYSMEHPGAAARLFKEFAKANAKFEVKAAAFEGELIPASQIDRLATLPTYEEAIARLMATMKEASAGKLVRTLAAVRDAKEAA, from the coding sequence ATGGCTTTAAATCTTCAAGACAAACAAGCGATTGTTGCTGAAGTCAGCGAAGTAGCCAAAGGCGCGCTGTCTGCAGTAGTTGCGGATTCCCGTGGCGTCACTGTAGATAAAATGACTGAACTGCGTAAAGCAGGTCGTGAAGCTGGCGTTTACATGCGTGTTGTTCGTAACACCCTGCTGCGCCGCGTCGTTGAAGGTACTCAGTTCGAGTGCCTGAAAGACACGTTTGTTGGTCCGACCCTGATTGCATACTCTATGGAACACCCGGGCGCTGCTGCTCGTCTGTTCAAAGAGTTCGCGAAAGCGAATGCAAAATTTGAGGTCAAAGCCGCTGCCTTTGAAGGTGAGCTGATCCCGGCGTCTCAGATCGACCGCCTGGCAACTCTGCCGACCTACGAAGAAGCAATTGCACGCCTGATGGCAACCATGAAAGAAGCTTCGGCTGGCAAACTGGTTCGCACACTGGCTGCTGTACGCGATGCGAAAGAAGCTGCGTAA
- the coaA gene encoding type I pantothenate kinase yields the protein MSIKEQSLMTPYLQFDRSQWAALRDSVPMTLAEDEIAQLKGINEDLSLEEVAEIYLPLSRLLNFYISSNLRRQAVLEQFLGTNGQRIPYIISIAGSVAVGKSTTARVLQALLSRWPEHRRVELITTDGFLHPNQVLKDRGLMKKKGFPESYDMHRLVKFVSDLKSGVPNVTAPVYSHLIYDVIPDGDKTVAQPDILILEGLNVLQSGMDYPHDPHHVFVSDFVDFSIYVDAPEELLQTWYINRFLKFREGAFTDPDSYFHNYAKLSKEEAINTAASLWKEINWLNLKQNILPTRERASLIMTKSANHAVEQVRLRK from the coding sequence ATGAGTATAAAAGAGCAATCGTTAATGACGCCTTACCTACAGTTTGATCGCAGTCAGTGGGCTGCGCTTCGTGATTCTGTGCCAATGACCCTGGCTGAAGATGAGATCGCGCAGTTAAAAGGCATTAATGAAGATTTATCGCTGGAAGAAGTTGCAGAAATATATTTACCGCTTTCCCGTTTGCTAAATTTTTACATCAGTTCAAACCTGCGCCGCCAGGCCGTTCTGGAACAATTTTTAGGCACCAACGGCCAACGAATTCCTTATATCATCAGCATCGCGGGCAGCGTTGCGGTTGGTAAAAGCACGACTGCACGCGTTCTGCAAGCATTGCTTAGCCGCTGGCCGGAACACCGCCGCGTTGAATTGATTACTACAGACGGCTTTCTTCACCCAAATCAGGTGTTAAAAGACCGTGGGTTAATGAAGAAAAAGGGCTTTCCCGAATCGTATGATATGCACCGACTGGTGAAGTTTGTTTCTGACCTCAAGTCAGGCGTACCGAACGTGACAGCGCCTGTCTATTCACATTTGATCTACGACGTTATTCCCGATGGGGATAAAACCGTCGCCCAACCTGATATATTAATTCTTGAAGGTTTAAATGTTTTACAAAGCGGCATGGATTATCCTCATGATCCACACCATGTATTTGTCTCTGATTTTGTCGATTTCTCTATTTACGTTGACGCGCCGGAAGAACTTCTTCAGACATGGTATATCAATCGCTTCCTGAAATTCCGTGAAGGGGCGTTTACCGATCCTGATTCTTATTTTCACAATTATGCAAAACTGTCTAAAGAAGAGGCAATTAATACTGCTGCTTCGCTTTGGAAAGAAATTAACTGGCTGAATCTAAAGCAAAATATTTTACCCACAAGAGAGCGCGCTAGCCTGATTATGACTAAGAGCGCAAACCATGCGGTTGAACAGGTTAGGTTAAGAAAATAA
- the btuB gene encoding TonB-dependent vitamin B12 receptor BtuB translates to MIKNVTLLTAFSVTAFSAWAQDTSPDTLVVTANRFQQPRSAVLAPVTIVTRQDIERWQSTSVNDVLRRLPGVDIAQSGGVGQNSSIFIRGTNSSHVLVLIDGVRLNLAGVSGSADLSQFPVSLVQRIEYIRGPRSAIYGSDAIGGVVNIITTRDNPGTALTAGWGSNGYQNYDISTQQQLGENTRATLIGDYEYTKGFDVVAKGSTGMQAQPDRDGFLSKTLYGALEHSFSDSWSGFVRGYGYDNRTNYDAYYSPGSPLIDTRKLYSQSWDAGLRFNGERIQSQLVSSYSHSKDYNYDPHYGRYDTSATLDEMKQYNVQWTNSVVVGHGNVGTGVDWQKQTTTPGTGYVPEGYDQRNTGVYLTGLQQLGDFTLEAAARSDDNSQFGRHGTWQSSAGWEFIEGYRFIASYGTSYKAPNLGQLYGYYGNPNLNPEKSKQWEGAFEGLTAGVSWRISGYRNDINDMIDYDDHLQKYYNEGKARIKGIEATANFDTGPLTHTVSYDYVDARNAITDTPLPRRSKQMVKYQLDWEVYDFDWGVTYQYLGSRYDTDFSAYPYRTVKMGGVSLWDLTVSYPLTSHLTVRGKIANLFDKDYETVYGYQTAGREYTLSGSYTF, encoded by the coding sequence ATGATTAAAAACGTTACGCTGCTGACGGCGTTCTCCGTCACGGCTTTTTCCGCTTGGGCGCAGGATACCAGCCCGGATACCCTTGTTGTTACCGCTAACCGTTTTCAGCAGCCGCGTAGTGCGGTTCTGGCTCCCGTAACCATCGTGACGCGCCAGGACATTGAGCGCTGGCAATCAACCTCCGTGAATGACGTTCTGCGCCGTCTGCCCGGCGTCGATATTGCACAGAGCGGCGGCGTTGGACAAAACTCCTCCATTTTTATTCGCGGCACTAACTCCAGCCATGTACTGGTATTGATTGACGGCGTGCGTCTGAATCTAGCGGGCGTAAGCGGGTCCGCTGATCTCAGTCAGTTCCCGGTGTCGCTGGTACAGCGTATTGAATATATCCGCGGTCCACGCTCCGCTATTTATGGTTCCGATGCTATTGGCGGTGTTGTGAATATTATTACGACACGCGATAACCCAGGCACAGCATTAACCGCAGGATGGGGAAGTAATGGCTACCAGAATTACGACATCTCGACGCAACAACAGCTTGGTGAAAACACGCGGGCAACGTTAATCGGAGATTACGAATACACCAAAGGGTTTGACGTCGTAGCGAAAGGCAGCACCGGAATGCAGGCCCAGCCCGATCGGGATGGCTTTTTGAGTAAAACGCTTTACGGCGCGTTAGAGCATAGCTTTTCTGATAGCTGGAGCGGATTTGTGCGGGGGTATGGTTACGACAATCGTACCAACTATGACGCCTATTACTCGCCAGGCTCGCCGTTGATTGATACACGTAAGCTTTATAGCCAAAGCTGGGACGCTGGGTTGCGTTTTAATGGCGAACGCATTCAGTCTCAGCTGGTTTCAAGCTATAGCCACAGTAAAGATTACAACTATGATCCGCATTATGGCCGGTATGATACTTCCGCCACGCTGGATGAGATGAAGCAGTACAATGTTCAGTGGACCAACAGCGTCGTCGTTGGACATGGTAATGTCGGGACGGGCGTGGACTGGCAGAAACAGACTACCACGCCAGGAACTGGCTATGTGCCGGAAGGGTATGACCAACGCAATACCGGCGTTTACCTGACTGGGTTACAGCAGTTGGGCGATTTTACCCTGGAAGCGGCGGCGCGCAGCGATGACAACTCCCAGTTTGGTCGTCATGGTACCTGGCAATCCAGTGCGGGGTGGGAGTTCATCGAAGGCTACCGCTTTATTGCCTCCTATGGAACCTCTTACAAAGCGCCCAATCTGGGTCAACTTTACGGCTATTATGGTAATCCCAACCTGAATCCTGAAAAAAGCAAACAGTGGGAAGGCGCATTTGAAGGGCTCACCGCTGGCGTTAGTTGGCGTATTTCAGGTTACCGTAACGATATTAATGACATGATCGATTATGACGATCATCTGCAAAAATATTACAACGAAGGTAAGGCACGCATTAAAGGCATTGAGGCGACGGCGAATTTCGATACCGGGCCATTAACGCATACGGTGAGTTATGATTACGTTGATGCGCGTAATGCGATTACCGATACGCCATTACCTCGCCGTTCTAAACAGATGGTGAAATATCAACTCGACTGGGAAGTTTACGATTTTGACTGGGGGGTGACGTATCAATACCTGGGCTCCCGATATGATACGGACTTCTCCGCTTACCCATACCGGACGGTGAAAATGGGTGGCGTCAGTTTGTGGGATCTTACCGTTTCATATCCGCTCACCTCACATCTGACAGTTCGTGGTAAAATAGCTAACCTGTTCGACAAAGATTACGAGACAGTTTATGGCTACCAAACTGCAGGACGAGAATATACCTTGTCTGGCAGCTACACCTTCTGA
- the trmA gene encoding tRNA (uridine(54)-C5)-methyltransferase TrmA, whose amino-acid sequence MTPEHLPTEQYDAQLAEKVARLQSMMAPFSGLVPEVFRSPVSHYRMRAEFRLWHDGDDLYHIMFDQQTKNRIRVDSFPAASQLINTLMKAMIVGVRDNHVLRHKLFQIDYLTTLSNQAVVSLLYHKKLDETWREAASALRDALRAQGLNVHLIGRATKTKIELDQDYIDERLPVAGREMIYRQVENSFTQPNAAMNIQMLEWALDVTKGSTGDLLELYCGNGNFSLALARNFDRVLATEIAKPSVAAAQYNIAANHIDNVQIIRMAAEEFTQAMNGVREFNRLQGIDLKSYQCETIFVDPPRSGLDSETEKMVQAYPRILYISCNPETLCKNLETLSQTHTVSRLALFDQFPYTHHMECGVLLTAK is encoded by the coding sequence ATGACCCCCGAACATCTTCCGACAGAACAGTATGACGCGCAGCTGGCTGAAAAAGTGGCGCGCCTGCAGAGTATGATGGCGCCGTTTTCTGGCCTGGTTCCGGAAGTCTTTCGCTCGCCGGTCAGTCATTATCGTATGCGCGCAGAGTTTCGCCTGTGGCATGATGGCGATGATCTGTACCACATTATGTTTGATCAGCAGACTAAAAACCGGATTCGTGTTGACAGCTTCCCGGCGGCCAGCCAACTGATTAATACTTTAATGAAGGCGATGATTGTCGGCGTGCGCGATAATCACGTACTGCGGCATAAGCTGTTCCAGATCGATTACCTTACCACCCTCAGCAACCAGGCGGTGGTATCATTGCTGTACCATAAAAAGCTGGACGAAACGTGGCGTGAAGCCGCTTCAGCGTTGCGCGACGCTTTGCGCGCGCAAGGGCTGAACGTACATTTGATTGGCCGGGCCACCAAAACAAAAATCGAACTGGATCAGGACTACATCGACGAGCGTCTGCCAGTGGCAGGCAGAGAGATGATCTACCGCCAGGTGGAAAATAGCTTTACCCAGCCCAATGCCGCAATGAACATTCAGATGCTGGAGTGGGCGCTGGATGTCACAAAAGGGTCGACAGGCGATCTGCTGGAGCTTTATTGTGGCAACGGCAATTTTTCTTTAGCGCTGGCGCGTAATTTCGACCGCGTACTGGCAACCGAAATCGCCAAACCGTCCGTCGCGGCTGCACAGTACAATATTGCTGCTAATCATATTGATAATGTGCAGATCATTCGCATGGCGGCGGAAGAGTTTACTCAGGCGATGAACGGTGTGCGTGAGTTTAACCGTCTGCAGGGGATCGATCTGAAAAGCTATCAGTGCGAAACCATTTTTGTCGATCCGCCGCGCAGCGGCCTGGACAGCGAAACAGAAAAAATGGTACAGGCCTATCCCCGTATCCTGTACATTTCCTGCAATCCGGAAACGTTGTGCAAAAACCTGGAAACGTTAAGCCAGACGCACACGGTATCTCGCCTGGCGCTGTTCGATCAGTTTCCGTATACACATCATATGGAGTGCGGTGTGTTGTTAACCGCAAAGTAA
- the rplK gene encoding 50S ribosomal protein L11: MAKKVQAYVKLQVAAGMANPSPPVGPALGQQGVNIMEFCKAFNAKTDSIEKGLPIPVVITVYADRSFTFVTKTPPAAVLLKKAAGIKSGSGKPNKDKVGKISRAQLQEIAQTKAADMTGADIEAMTRSIEGTARSMGLVVED; encoded by the coding sequence ATGGCTAAGAAAGTACAAGCCTACGTCAAGCTGCAGGTTGCAGCTGGTATGGCGAACCCGAGTCCGCCGGTTGGTCCAGCACTGGGTCAGCAGGGTGTGAACATCATGGAATTCTGTAAGGCGTTCAACGCGAAGACAGATTCTATCGAAAAAGGTCTGCCGATTCCGGTTGTTATCACCGTTTACGCTGACCGTTCTTTCACCTTCGTTACCAAAACGCCTCCGGCAGCTGTTCTGCTGAAGAAAGCGGCTGGTATCAAGTCTGGTTCTGGCAAGCCGAACAAAGACAAAGTAGGTAAAATTTCCCGCGCTCAGCTGCAGGAAATCGCGCAGACCAAAGCTGCCGACATGACTGGTGCCGACATTGAAGCGATGACTCGCTCCATCGAAGGTACTGCACGTTCCATGGGCCTGGTAGTGGAGGACTAA